A DNA window from Ctenopharyngodon idella isolate HZGC_01 chromosome 8, HZGC01, whole genome shotgun sequence contains the following coding sequences:
- the LOC127518043 gene encoding uncharacterized protein LOC127518043 isoform X4, whose product MLAVHFRKWRNVTGRMQETRRCLERMRPLQDKGRMQTTFTMWRQSARERKELRRVRENLQRAQLSRKALTLKTCLQQWSRSLQLHCLQKDFLIHQFHTRQKNTGCTMEVFKWKTRISAQELSATLLLHNTLHKWTEILVKQQLAQSHRSVQDRAVQRAFLLEWYRHTQAVFSDGVLLFTARLAHLYPSSSSSSCSDPLMSTAVPQVSLVECENCTAEDDSLERSVLTHREQHCPLLATESQHSHMSWTVSEEHRSLLSVISTISEEHKDPGDERMVYSCFWGSYDHCRLRRSKVVLLRALGRMMHPDLSLAFSQWRGLVHTNRDMRLQADLCRKSRRRKELTVVFRVWRAHTQMHCRAVQHWERRVLIHSVVQWKLMVWQRCRKHMLEQHVALTHDTSLLRHCFCTWTRLAVVPYCEQQNCAVEWMKSKAERHRLNLSFSTWVTCVSQQQTARAVYIRTLQNRVFLAWLSCVQVCKQRQASALSFSHYRLLRVCFCQWRFICAQQQLANSKEQHRFHLRVKAILQQWRKHAQYRAHRQALLCEYDERRKIFMKRRTYRMWSQAVEYFRRSQHYHQRALKYRYFFQWLHEFRHQSELLCISRELEEVLTQRLQRRAFCHWQFKLSHVHSHILHITSLIHRWEDTRHLRLYLCVWRERLVERKRARLTMHQWRQHISRARKQRNIVWRMKNMFLCWKAAFTQRVRSRDHCTQRQQRRVLLAWHKQTVSAQRLRYREAWFQYSSEMRLLAAVLIQWRRALIQGQQRKCAMESQLIVYQSRVRGRAFHRWRTAAMECRAIKTFNNRLLHKMFKRWTHSRDLLKVADMFCVKKERSEARLALTTWSLWAKEHKAQRQMGEAVSLWLEGRGVSRTFHHWVRVYQQYQKASQHRKTQFSHSHFRAVKGRVHGLTHLYWTCWKNQTEASLLYTQQYERSVLQRAWLIWRKRHIRNRVSADYSSNFNNMLLAQVLQVWWQRAHGSDFEP is encoded by the exons ATGTTAGCAG TACACTTCAGGAAGTGGAGAAATGTCACAGGAAGGATGCAGGAAACAAGGAGATGTCTGGAGAGAATGCGCCCCCTGCAGGATAAAGGTAGAATGCAGACTACATTTACAATGTGGCGTCAAAGTGCGCGGGAAAGGAAAGAGTTAAGGAGAGTACGGGAGAATTTACAAAGAGCTCAACTCTCAAG AAAGGCTCTGACACTCAAGACATGCTTACAGCAATGGAGCAGATCTCTACAGCTACACTGTCTGCAGAAGGATTTCCTCATCCACCAGTTTCATacaagacagaaaaacacag GCTGTACGATGGAAGTGTTCAAATGGAAAACACGCATTTCAGCTCAAGAACTATCAGCAACGCTACTGCTTCACAACACTCTTCATAAGTGGACAGAGATATTAGTGAAACAACAGTTGGCACA ATCCCACAGATCAGTTCAAGATAGAGCTGTTCAGCGGGCTTTTCTTCTGGAGTGGTACAGACACACTCAGGCTGTTTTCTCTGATGGAGTTCTGCTCTTCACAGCCAGACTGGCTCATCTTTATccatcctcctcttcctcatcctGCTCTGATCCTCTTATGTCCACTGCTGTACCTCAG GTTTCTCTGGTAGAATGTGAAAACTGCACAGCAGAAGATGATAGTTTGGAGCGAAGTGTGTTGACACACAGAGAGCAACACTGCCCTCTACTTGCCACAGAATCACAGCACAGCCACATGTCATGGACTGTGTCAGAGGAACACAGATCTCTGCTGTCAGTTATCAG TACAATTTCTGAGGAACATAAAGACCCAGGAGATGAGAGAATGGTTTATAGTTGTTTCTGGGGCTCCTATGATCATTGCAGACTTCGCAGATCAAAG GTTGTGCTACTAAGAGCCCTCGGCAGGATGATGCATCCTGATTTGAGTCTGGCTTTTTCCCAGTGGAGGGGTCTAGTGCACACTAACAGAGATATGAGGCTACAGGCGGATCTCTGTAGAAAAAGCAGGAGACGTAAAGAACTGACTGTGGTTTTCAGGGTGTGGAGAGCTCATACTCAAATGCACTGCAGGGCTGTCCAGCACTGG gaGAGGAGGGTGCTCATTCATTCTGTCGTTCAGTGGAAACTAATGGTTTGGCAGAGATGCAGGAAGCATATGTTGGAACAGCATGTGGCACTTACCCATGACACCAGTCTACTCAGACACTGCTTCTGTACATGGACCAGACtg GCCGTGGTGCCATACTGTGAGCAGCAGAATTGTGCTGTTGAATGGATGAAGAGCAAAGCAGAGAGACACAGACTGAACTTGAGCTTCTCCACGTGGGTAACATGTGTAAGCCAGCAGCAGACTGCCAGAGCCGTTTATATTCGCACGCTACAGAACAG AGTGTTTTTGGCATGGCTGAGTTGTGTGCAGGTCTGTAAGCAGAGGCAGGCATCAGCTCTGTCCTTTTCACACTACAGACTCTTGCGAGTCTGTTTCTGTCAGTGGAGATTCATCTGTGCTCAGCAGCAGCTTGCCAACAGCAAAGAACAACACAGATTCCACCTGAGAGTCAAAGCCATCTTACAGCAGTGGAGAAAACATGCACAAT ATAGGGCTCATCGACAGGCTCTTCTATGTGAATATGATGAGAGGAGGAAGATTTTCATGAAGAGAAGAACATATCGAATGTGGAGCCAAGCAGTGGAATATTTCAGAAGATCTCAGCATTATCACCAAAGAGCCTTAAAATACAG ATATTTCTTTCAGTGGCTTCATGAGTTCAGGCATCAGTCAGAGCTGCTGTGTATAAGCAGAGAGCTGGAGGAGGTCCTGACGCAGAGACTACAGCGTAGAGCTTTCTGTCACTGGCAGTTCAAACTCAGCCATGTACATTCTCACATACTTCACATCACGAGTCTCATCCACCGCTGGGAAGACACTCGGCATCTCCGtctttatctgtgtgtgtggaggGAGAGACTTGTTGAGAGGAAGAGGGCCCGACTGACGATGCATCAGTGGAGACAGCACATCTCACGGGCCAGAAAGCAGAGAAACATCGTGTGGAGGATGAAAAACATGTTCCTGTGCTGGAAAGCAGCTTTTACACAGAGGGTCAGGAGCAGAGATCACTGTACACAGAGACAGCAGAGGAG GGTTCTGCTGGCATGGCACAAACAAACAGTATCAGCCCAGAGACTGAGGTACAGAGAGGCCTGGTTCCAGTACAGCAGTGAGATGAGACTGCTGGCTGCTGTACTCATACAGTGGAGAAGAGCTCTCATCCAGGGTCAACAGAGGAAGTGTGCAATGGAGAGCCAGCTCATCGTCTATCAGAGCAGGGTTAGAGGTCGAGCTTTTCATCGCTGGAGAACTGCTGCCATGGAATGTAGAGcgattaaaacatttaacaacaGATTACTTCACAAG ATGTTCAAGCGTTGGACACATAGCAGGGATTTGTTGAAAGTAGCAGACATGTTTTGTGTTAAGAAGGAAAGAAGTGAAGCCCGGTTAGCTCTAACGACGTGGTCACTGTGGGCCAAAG AACATAAAGCCCAGAGGCAGATGGGGGAGGCTGTGAGTCTCTGGCTAGAGGGCAGAGGAGTATCTAGAACTTTCCATCATTGGGTCAGAGTGTACCAACAATACCAGAAAGCTTCCCAACACAGAAAGACACAGTTTTCACACAG CCATTTCAGAGCTGTGAAGGGAAGAGTGCATGGACTGACCCATCTGTACTGGACCTGTTGGAAAAACCAAACTGAAGCATCATTGCTGTACACACAACAA TATGAGCGCTCTGTGCTGCAAAGAGCCTGGCTTATCTGGAGAAAGAGACATATCAGGAACAGAGTGTCTGCTGATTACTCATCCAACTTTAACAACATGCTATTGGCACAG GTGTTGCAAGTGTGGTGGCAGCGAGCCCACGGATCGGACTTTGAGCCCTAA
- the LOC127518043 gene encoding uncharacterized protein LOC127518043 isoform X2: protein MLAVHFRKWRNVTGRMQETRRCLERMRPLQDKGRMQTTFTMWRQSARERKELRRVRENLQRAQLSRCLSVWRTLVQRSALLLHYCYHRKALTLKTCLQQWSRSLQLHCLQKDFLIHQFHTRQKNTGCTMEVFKWKTRISAQELSATLLLHNTLHKWTEILVKQQLAQSHRSVQDRAVQRAFLLEWYRHTQAVFSDGVLLFTARLAHLYPSSSSSSCSDPLMSTAVPQVSLVECENCTAEDDSLERSVLTHREQHCPLLATESQHSHMSWTVSEEHRSLLSVISTISEEHKDPGDERMVYSCFWGSYDHCRLRRSKVVLLRALGRMMHPDLSLAFSQWRGLVHTNRDMRLQADLCRKSRRRKELTVVFRVWRAHTQMHCRAVQHWERRVLIHSVVQWKLMVWQRCRKHMLEQHVALTHDTSLLRHCFCTWTRLAVVPYCEQQNCAVEWMKSKAERHRLNLSFSTWVTCVSQQQTARAVYIRTLQNRVFLAWLSCVQVCKQRQASALSFSHYRLLRVCFCQWRFICAQQQLANSKEQHRFHLRVKAILQQWRKHAQYRAHRQALLCEYDERRKIFMKRRTYRMWSQAVEYFRRSQHYHQRALKYRYFFQWLHEFRHQSELLCISRELEEVLTQRLQRRAFCHWQFKLSHVHSHILHITSLIHRWEDTRHLRLYLCVWRERLVERKRARLTMHQWRQHISRARKQRNIVWRMKNMFLCWKAAFTQRVRSRDHCTQRQQRRVLLAWHKQTVSAQRLRYREAWFQYSSEMRLLAAVLIQWRRALIQGQQRKCAMESQLIVYQSRVRGRAFHRWRTAAMECRAIKTFNNRLLHKMFKRWTHSRDLLKVADMFCVKKERSEARLALTTWSLWAKEHKAQRQMGEAVSLWLEGRGVSRTFHHWVRVYQQYQKASQHRKTQFSHRAVKGRVHGLTHLYWTCWKNQTEASLLYTQQYERSVLQRAWLIWRKRHIRNRVSADYSSNFNNMLLAQVLQVWWQRAHGSDFEP from the exons ATGTTAGCAG TACACTTCAGGAAGTGGAGAAATGTCACAGGAAGGATGCAGGAAACAAGGAGATGTCTGGAGAGAATGCGCCCCCTGCAGGATAAAGGTAGAATGCAGACTACATTTACAATGTGGCGTCAAAGTGCGCGGGAAAGGAAAGAGTTAAGGAGAGTACGGGAGAATTTACAAAGAGCTCAACTCTCAAG GTGTTTATCGGTGTGGAGAACACTAGTCCAACGCAGTGCATTGCTTCTGCATTACTGTTATCACAGAAAGGCTCTGACACTCAAGACATGCTTACAGCAATGGAGCAGATCTCTACAGCTACACTGTCTGCAGAAGGATTTCCTCATCCACCAGTTTCATacaagacagaaaaacacag GCTGTACGATGGAAGTGTTCAAATGGAAAACACGCATTTCAGCTCAAGAACTATCAGCAACGCTACTGCTTCACAACACTCTTCATAAGTGGACAGAGATATTAGTGAAACAACAGTTGGCACA ATCCCACAGATCAGTTCAAGATAGAGCTGTTCAGCGGGCTTTTCTTCTGGAGTGGTACAGACACACTCAGGCTGTTTTCTCTGATGGAGTTCTGCTCTTCACAGCCAGACTGGCTCATCTTTATccatcctcctcttcctcatcctGCTCTGATCCTCTTATGTCCACTGCTGTACCTCAG GTTTCTCTGGTAGAATGTGAAAACTGCACAGCAGAAGATGATAGTTTGGAGCGAAGTGTGTTGACACACAGAGAGCAACACTGCCCTCTACTTGCCACAGAATCACAGCACAGCCACATGTCATGGACTGTGTCAGAGGAACACAGATCTCTGCTGTCAGTTATCAG TACAATTTCTGAGGAACATAAAGACCCAGGAGATGAGAGAATGGTTTATAGTTGTTTCTGGGGCTCCTATGATCATTGCAGACTTCGCAGATCAAAG GTTGTGCTACTAAGAGCCCTCGGCAGGATGATGCATCCTGATTTGAGTCTGGCTTTTTCCCAGTGGAGGGGTCTAGTGCACACTAACAGAGATATGAGGCTACAGGCGGATCTCTGTAGAAAAAGCAGGAGACGTAAAGAACTGACTGTGGTTTTCAGGGTGTGGAGAGCTCATACTCAAATGCACTGCAGGGCTGTCCAGCACTGG gaGAGGAGGGTGCTCATTCATTCTGTCGTTCAGTGGAAACTAATGGTTTGGCAGAGATGCAGGAAGCATATGTTGGAACAGCATGTGGCACTTACCCATGACACCAGTCTACTCAGACACTGCTTCTGTACATGGACCAGACtg GCCGTGGTGCCATACTGTGAGCAGCAGAATTGTGCTGTTGAATGGATGAAGAGCAAAGCAGAGAGACACAGACTGAACTTGAGCTTCTCCACGTGGGTAACATGTGTAAGCCAGCAGCAGACTGCCAGAGCCGTTTATATTCGCACGCTACAGAACAG AGTGTTTTTGGCATGGCTGAGTTGTGTGCAGGTCTGTAAGCAGAGGCAGGCATCAGCTCTGTCCTTTTCACACTACAGACTCTTGCGAGTCTGTTTCTGTCAGTGGAGATTCATCTGTGCTCAGCAGCAGCTTGCCAACAGCAAAGAACAACACAGATTCCACCTGAGAGTCAAAGCCATCTTACAGCAGTGGAGAAAACATGCACAAT ATAGGGCTCATCGACAGGCTCTTCTATGTGAATATGATGAGAGGAGGAAGATTTTCATGAAGAGAAGAACATATCGAATGTGGAGCCAAGCAGTGGAATATTTCAGAAGATCTCAGCATTATCACCAAAGAGCCTTAAAATACAG ATATTTCTTTCAGTGGCTTCATGAGTTCAGGCATCAGTCAGAGCTGCTGTGTATAAGCAGAGAGCTGGAGGAGGTCCTGACGCAGAGACTACAGCGTAGAGCTTTCTGTCACTGGCAGTTCAAACTCAGCCATGTACATTCTCACATACTTCACATCACGAGTCTCATCCACCGCTGGGAAGACACTCGGCATCTCCGtctttatctgtgtgtgtggaggGAGAGACTTGTTGAGAGGAAGAGGGCCCGACTGACGATGCATCAGTGGAGACAGCACATCTCACGGGCCAGAAAGCAGAGAAACATCGTGTGGAGGATGAAAAACATGTTCCTGTGCTGGAAAGCAGCTTTTACACAGAGGGTCAGGAGCAGAGATCACTGTACACAGAGACAGCAGAGGAG GGTTCTGCTGGCATGGCACAAACAAACAGTATCAGCCCAGAGACTGAGGTACAGAGAGGCCTGGTTCCAGTACAGCAGTGAGATGAGACTGCTGGCTGCTGTACTCATACAGTGGAGAAGAGCTCTCATCCAGGGTCAACAGAGGAAGTGTGCAATGGAGAGCCAGCTCATCGTCTATCAGAGCAGGGTTAGAGGTCGAGCTTTTCATCGCTGGAGAACTGCTGCCATGGAATGTAGAGcgattaaaacatttaacaacaGATTACTTCACAAG ATGTTCAAGCGTTGGACACATAGCAGGGATTTGTTGAAAGTAGCAGACATGTTTTGTGTTAAGAAGGAAAGAAGTGAAGCCCGGTTAGCTCTAACGACGTGGTCACTGTGGGCCAAAG AACATAAAGCCCAGAGGCAGATGGGGGAGGCTGTGAGTCTCTGGCTAGAGGGCAGAGGAGTATCTAGAACTTTCCATCATTGGGTCAGAGTGTACCAACAATACCAGAAAGCTTCCCAACACAGAAAGACACAGTTTTCACACAG AGCTGTGAAGGGAAGAGTGCATGGACTGACCCATCTGTACTGGACCTGTTGGAAAAACCAAACTGAAGCATCATTGCTGTACACACAACAA TATGAGCGCTCTGTGCTGCAAAGAGCCTGGCTTATCTGGAGAAAGAGACATATCAGGAACAGAGTGTCTGCTGATTACTCATCCAACTTTAACAACATGCTATTGGCACAG GTGTTGCAAGTGTGGTGGCAGCGAGCCCACGGATCGGACTTTGAGCCCTAA
- the LOC127518043 gene encoding uncharacterized protein LOC127518043 isoform X1, producing the protein MLAVHFRKWRNVTGRMQETRRCLERMRPLQDKGRMQTTFTMWRQSARERKELRRVRENLQRAQLSRCLSVWRTLVQRSALLLHYCYHRKALTLKTCLQQWSRSLQLHCLQKDFLIHQFHTRQKNTGCTMEVFKWKTRISAQELSATLLLHNTLHKWTEILVKQQLAQSHRSVQDRAVQRAFLLEWYRHTQAVFSDGVLLFTARLAHLYPSSSSSSCSDPLMSTAVPQVSLVECENCTAEDDSLERSVLTHREQHCPLLATESQHSHMSWTVSEEHRSLLSVISTISEEHKDPGDERMVYSCFWGSYDHCRLRRSKVVLLRALGRMMHPDLSLAFSQWRGLVHTNRDMRLQADLCRKSRRRKELTVVFRVWRAHTQMHCRAVQHWERRVLIHSVVQWKLMVWQRCRKHMLEQHVALTHDTSLLRHCFCTWTRLAVVPYCEQQNCAVEWMKSKAERHRLNLSFSTWVTCVSQQQTARAVYIRTLQNRVFLAWLSCVQVCKQRQASALSFSHYRLLRVCFCQWRFICAQQQLANSKEQHRFHLRVKAILQQWRKHAQYRAHRQALLCEYDERRKIFMKRRTYRMWSQAVEYFRRSQHYHQRALKYRYFFQWLHEFRHQSELLCISRELEEVLTQRLQRRAFCHWQFKLSHVHSHILHITSLIHRWEDTRHLRLYLCVWRERLVERKRARLTMHQWRQHISRARKQRNIVWRMKNMFLCWKAAFTQRVRSRDHCTQRQQRRVLLAWHKQTVSAQRLRYREAWFQYSSEMRLLAAVLIQWRRALIQGQQRKCAMESQLIVYQSRVRGRAFHRWRTAAMECRAIKTFNNRLLHKMFKRWTHSRDLLKVADMFCVKKERSEARLALTTWSLWAKEHKAQRQMGEAVSLWLEGRGVSRTFHHWVRVYQQYQKASQHRKTQFSHSHFRAVKGRVHGLTHLYWTCWKNQTEASLLYTQQYERSVLQRAWLIWRKRHIRNRVSADYSSNFNNMLLAQVLQVWWQRAHGSDFEP; encoded by the exons ATGTTAGCAG TACACTTCAGGAAGTGGAGAAATGTCACAGGAAGGATGCAGGAAACAAGGAGATGTCTGGAGAGAATGCGCCCCCTGCAGGATAAAGGTAGAATGCAGACTACATTTACAATGTGGCGTCAAAGTGCGCGGGAAAGGAAAGAGTTAAGGAGAGTACGGGAGAATTTACAAAGAGCTCAACTCTCAAG GTGTTTATCGGTGTGGAGAACACTAGTCCAACGCAGTGCATTGCTTCTGCATTACTGTTATCACAGAAAGGCTCTGACACTCAAGACATGCTTACAGCAATGGAGCAGATCTCTACAGCTACACTGTCTGCAGAAGGATTTCCTCATCCACCAGTTTCATacaagacagaaaaacacag GCTGTACGATGGAAGTGTTCAAATGGAAAACACGCATTTCAGCTCAAGAACTATCAGCAACGCTACTGCTTCACAACACTCTTCATAAGTGGACAGAGATATTAGTGAAACAACAGTTGGCACA ATCCCACAGATCAGTTCAAGATAGAGCTGTTCAGCGGGCTTTTCTTCTGGAGTGGTACAGACACACTCAGGCTGTTTTCTCTGATGGAGTTCTGCTCTTCACAGCCAGACTGGCTCATCTTTATccatcctcctcttcctcatcctGCTCTGATCCTCTTATGTCCACTGCTGTACCTCAG GTTTCTCTGGTAGAATGTGAAAACTGCACAGCAGAAGATGATAGTTTGGAGCGAAGTGTGTTGACACACAGAGAGCAACACTGCCCTCTACTTGCCACAGAATCACAGCACAGCCACATGTCATGGACTGTGTCAGAGGAACACAGATCTCTGCTGTCAGTTATCAG TACAATTTCTGAGGAACATAAAGACCCAGGAGATGAGAGAATGGTTTATAGTTGTTTCTGGGGCTCCTATGATCATTGCAGACTTCGCAGATCAAAG GTTGTGCTACTAAGAGCCCTCGGCAGGATGATGCATCCTGATTTGAGTCTGGCTTTTTCCCAGTGGAGGGGTCTAGTGCACACTAACAGAGATATGAGGCTACAGGCGGATCTCTGTAGAAAAAGCAGGAGACGTAAAGAACTGACTGTGGTTTTCAGGGTGTGGAGAGCTCATACTCAAATGCACTGCAGGGCTGTCCAGCACTGG gaGAGGAGGGTGCTCATTCATTCTGTCGTTCAGTGGAAACTAATGGTTTGGCAGAGATGCAGGAAGCATATGTTGGAACAGCATGTGGCACTTACCCATGACACCAGTCTACTCAGACACTGCTTCTGTACATGGACCAGACtg GCCGTGGTGCCATACTGTGAGCAGCAGAATTGTGCTGTTGAATGGATGAAGAGCAAAGCAGAGAGACACAGACTGAACTTGAGCTTCTCCACGTGGGTAACATGTGTAAGCCAGCAGCAGACTGCCAGAGCCGTTTATATTCGCACGCTACAGAACAG AGTGTTTTTGGCATGGCTGAGTTGTGTGCAGGTCTGTAAGCAGAGGCAGGCATCAGCTCTGTCCTTTTCACACTACAGACTCTTGCGAGTCTGTTTCTGTCAGTGGAGATTCATCTGTGCTCAGCAGCAGCTTGCCAACAGCAAAGAACAACACAGATTCCACCTGAGAGTCAAAGCCATCTTACAGCAGTGGAGAAAACATGCACAAT ATAGGGCTCATCGACAGGCTCTTCTATGTGAATATGATGAGAGGAGGAAGATTTTCATGAAGAGAAGAACATATCGAATGTGGAGCCAAGCAGTGGAATATTTCAGAAGATCTCAGCATTATCACCAAAGAGCCTTAAAATACAG ATATTTCTTTCAGTGGCTTCATGAGTTCAGGCATCAGTCAGAGCTGCTGTGTATAAGCAGAGAGCTGGAGGAGGTCCTGACGCAGAGACTACAGCGTAGAGCTTTCTGTCACTGGCAGTTCAAACTCAGCCATGTACATTCTCACATACTTCACATCACGAGTCTCATCCACCGCTGGGAAGACACTCGGCATCTCCGtctttatctgtgtgtgtggaggGAGAGACTTGTTGAGAGGAAGAGGGCCCGACTGACGATGCATCAGTGGAGACAGCACATCTCACGGGCCAGAAAGCAGAGAAACATCGTGTGGAGGATGAAAAACATGTTCCTGTGCTGGAAAGCAGCTTTTACACAGAGGGTCAGGAGCAGAGATCACTGTACACAGAGACAGCAGAGGAG GGTTCTGCTGGCATGGCACAAACAAACAGTATCAGCCCAGAGACTGAGGTACAGAGAGGCCTGGTTCCAGTACAGCAGTGAGATGAGACTGCTGGCTGCTGTACTCATACAGTGGAGAAGAGCTCTCATCCAGGGTCAACAGAGGAAGTGTGCAATGGAGAGCCAGCTCATCGTCTATCAGAGCAGGGTTAGAGGTCGAGCTTTTCATCGCTGGAGAACTGCTGCCATGGAATGTAGAGcgattaaaacatttaacaacaGATTACTTCACAAG ATGTTCAAGCGTTGGACACATAGCAGGGATTTGTTGAAAGTAGCAGACATGTTTTGTGTTAAGAAGGAAAGAAGTGAAGCCCGGTTAGCTCTAACGACGTGGTCACTGTGGGCCAAAG AACATAAAGCCCAGAGGCAGATGGGGGAGGCTGTGAGTCTCTGGCTAGAGGGCAGAGGAGTATCTAGAACTTTCCATCATTGGGTCAGAGTGTACCAACAATACCAGAAAGCTTCCCAACACAGAAAGACACAGTTTTCACACAG CCATTTCAGAGCTGTGAAGGGAAGAGTGCATGGACTGACCCATCTGTACTGGACCTGTTGGAAAAACCAAACTGAAGCATCATTGCTGTACACACAACAA TATGAGCGCTCTGTGCTGCAAAGAGCCTGGCTTATCTGGAGAAAGAGACATATCAGGAACAGAGTGTCTGCTGATTACTCATCCAACTTTAACAACATGCTATTGGCACAG GTGTTGCAAGTGTGGTGGCAGCGAGCCCACGGATCGGACTTTGAGCCCTAA